A genome region from Euryarchaeota archaeon includes the following:
- a CDS encoding MoxR family ATPase produces the protein MTDRNEIVAIELGGRPYAKESAALAKIVRNVGTFFVGKETVVRKTLCGALAGGHVLFEDFPGLGKTLLVKAFARSIGADFKRVQFTPDILPSDIIGVRIYDQELRSFRLQKGPVFTNMLLADEINRAPPRTQSALLEAMEERQVTIDGETFRLGPPFFVLATQNPIEQEGTYPLPEAQMDRFMMRLSTGYPSDLDAEEEILARRVGWQKDDPTASVQPAVTQSEFAYLMQVAETKIHTQREVLRYIARVVRAVREDARVYAGPSPRGGLALLKISRAHALMSGRDFVVPDDVKYFAKDALGHRVILKPESQVEGASGTAVVEDALSTVAPPIIGRG, from the coding sequence ATGACGGACAGGAACGAGATCGTCGCGATCGAGCTTGGCGGCCGCCCGTACGCGAAGGAGTCGGCGGCCTTGGCGAAGATCGTGAGGAACGTCGGGACCTTCTTCGTGGGGAAGGAAACGGTCGTCCGGAAGACGCTCTGCGGCGCGCTTGCCGGCGGTCACGTGCTTTTCGAGGACTTCCCGGGCCTCGGGAAGACGCTGCTCGTGAAGGCCTTCGCCCGCAGCATCGGGGCGGATTTCAAGCGCGTACAGTTCACCCCGGACATCCTCCCGTCGGACATCATCGGGGTACGAATCTACGATCAGGAACTGCGCTCGTTCAGGTTGCAAAAAGGGCCCGTGTTCACGAACATGCTGCTTGCGGACGAGATAAACAGGGCGCCGCCGAGGACACAGTCGGCGCTTCTTGAGGCGATGGAGGAGCGGCAAGTGACCATCGACGGCGAGACTTTCCGCCTCGGCCCGCCATTCTTCGTCCTGGCGACCCAGAACCCGATCGAGCAGGAGGGCACCTACCCCCTTCCCGAAGCGCAGATGGACAGGTTCATGATGAGGCTCTCGACGGGGTACCCAAGCGATCTCGATGCCGAGGAGGAGATACTGGCCCGCCGCGTCGGCTGGCAGAAGGACGACCCGACGGCCTCCGTCCAGCCGGCGGTGACGCAATCCGAGTTCGCGTACCTCATGCAGGTGGCCGAGACGAAGATCCACACGCAGCGGGAGGTGCTTCGCTACATCGCGAGGGTCGTTCGGGCCGTGAGGGAGGACGCGCGCGTCTATGCGGGACCGAGCCCTCGAGGGGGCCTCGCGCTTCTGAAGATCTCCCGCGCCCATGCCCTGATGTCGGGCCGGGATTTCGTCGTCCCCGACGATGTCAAATACTTCGCGAAGGACGCGCTCGGACATCGCGTCATCTTGAAGCCCGAGTCGCAAGTGGAAGGTGCCTCTGGAACAGCCGTCGTCGAGGACGCGTTGTCCACGGTCGCGCCGCCTATCATAGGCCGAGGCTGA